ACGCGTCAAACTGAAAAAAATACATTAACCACAAATAATTCAGCAATAAGGGACTGGAAGAAGGATCTGAAAGATTACCTTTAAAATCCGGGAACGCTTCCGCGTTGCTGTAATTGACGAGGTTTTGGTATTTATAATGGCCGAAAACTTGCTGTTTTCGTAAAAGTGCTTCTATCGGCCCGGTAGATTCGTTGATCTCGTCCTCGGCATCCTTCCTTGGTTTGTAGAGCTCCGGCCATGCTTCCTGTTTGCGGATAAAATCATAAAATCTTTTGACCAGTATGCCGTTTTCAACGGTCAGTATCCGAATTAATTGCCGGTAAGCTGCGTTGCCTTTGGACGCTTCCTGGAGCAATAACGACTCCAGCTTAATGCCCCGGCTTTCATTTTGCAACAACAGTTCTTTGATCTGGGCGGTATAAAAAATAATGAAGTCTTTCAGATTGGTCAGCCGGGCTTTGACGACATCCCTGGCGTTTATATTGACTTCTTTAAACATGTCGCCCTGATCCTTTATTTTCTGTTCCGCCAGATCCAGGTCTTCCTGGACCTTGATTTTTAATTGGTCAATAACGTTTTCCAAGAAAAAATCGCGGAGAAAACTGAACATTTTTTTAGAGATCAGGTAATTGGAATTTAACAGGCCTACCCGCCTGGTCAGGAACTTAAAGTGTTCAAAATCGTCATAGCTTAGAGTTCTGCCTTTTTTTTGTAGCGCTCGGATATAATTATCCAGCAATTTTAATATCCACTTAAAAACCACTTTTTTTAATGGTTCGTACTGCACAAACGGTGATTGCGTTAGCACCTTTAATACGGCGGCCTCGTCTTCAGATATCCCCACGCCTGAAGCCACATCATCATAAACGGCGAACTGAACAGGCCGGTTGGTTTCGGCATATAATTGCTCTTTGAAGGCGTGAAAATCCCCGAAATCGTCGCTGCTTAAACTATTGGATGCAAAGTAATTATAAATCAGGTGCGTTGCTTCCAGCATCCGAAGATGCCGCTCTTGCTTTAAAGGCGATTTAGTGTCACGCTCTTTGATCGCCAATTTTGCTGCCTGCTCGGTAAAATGCGTTTTCAAACTATCCAAAAAAGAATCCGAGGTCAGGTCGCGGTACCGCCGTTGTTCGATCAAAAGCGGGGACTCTTGGTCGTGGCTTAGGGAGGTATATAAATGAAGGTTCGCAAAGGCAAATATGCCGTTGGGCTGGGTCAACTTGCGCTCAACGGAATTTACGGTGAACGCCTGTGCCTTATTGAGTAGAAAAAAAGCAGCAGTAATTCCTTTAGTAGCACCCCCGGTTTTACTTCCTGCCATAGTCTGCTCAATAAACTCGTAGATCTTCAAAAAAGAGGAACCGGATTTCAAAGAATCATCTACAAAAAAAATCTTGTCCGCCCGCCCGATCTCCCGGCCATATACCATTTCGAAATTTTGAATATAATCATTGGCGGGGTCGTAATGGATGATCGTGGCCGCCGATGAAAATAATTTTTCATTGACCAGGTTGATAAACGCGGCGTTGGAATAATGACAATTGGAAGCGATCATCACATGGTCACTTGGGGAAATGATTTTTTCATCGGTCATCGTTTTCCTGCACGTGTCGAGCCAGGAATCAATTGCCGCGTAATTTTTATTTAAAAAATCTTCCGTCTTGACAGAGAACAGGAAGTGGCTGTTATTACGGGTGTGATGACCATAAACAATCAGGTCAGGTGTCAGTTTAAATGGCCGGCGGTTATCGTCTTTCTCAATGTGACGCCCTTTCGGTAAGTCAAAAATGAGCGATGGCGTAACGGCCGTCTTGTCTGTTTCAAAAAGCGGGCGTTCATCCAACAATTCCTTATTTTGTAACTCCGGAAAACAATGATTGCAGGACTCAATGCGTTGCCAGGCGGATTCCAGCGATAAGAAATATTTTTGGGTGATCTTACTTGGATTTCCCTCGCCGTAGGTTTGGATAGTTACGGTTTTTTTTAAAGCACTTTTTTCCAGCCAGCCAAACTCCCTTTCTAATTTAGATAGCAAGTCGTTTTTGTTCGGCCCGTCGGCGATATAAAGTATATTATAGTGTTTGGGGGTTACTTTCAGTAGCTTAAAAGTCTTTTGAATTTTTTCCTGTATTTTGATCGATGTACTGAAGGTGCTCGCAATGGGAACAATAATGAGTGCATTTTGCTGAAAACTGGTTTGGTTAACCAGTTCCATCTCTTCCGAATCCAACACTAAACTGTGGTTCAATTTTTCATAGCTTAGTTGCCATTGCGTACGCAAGAATTTCTCCACAAGGCTCAAGAGTAATTCGGAATAGATACCGTACCCGACCAAGGTTAATCCTGTCCCGCGAATGCGCCGTAACGTAGCGCCATCCGTCGTCTCGATGATCTCGTTGGCGAGGATAAAAGCCATTCTTGTCGCAAAAAAACTGTTTTGGAAAAAACGCTTGGCATAATAAAATTCGCTGATATGTATTTTTGAACCAATTCGAAAATGAGAACCAGCTATTTTATAACCGGATAATTGAGCAATGCTATTTACCGGGTTCATGATTCATTGGTTAAGGTTAGCGGCTGGATATGATTTTCAAGTAGCACAATTGAATTATGTTCAAAAAACGATATCCCGAGTTTGCTTTGCAGGATCACATCCAGCGGTAGTAACACGTGGCGGTTGTATAAAGCGGGGCTGGACGGATAGGGCTCTATCTGGGCCACCAGCCCTTCTTTATCATCTCTTTCAATAAAAAAGCTGGAATAATTAAAGCTGGTGGAACTGATCAGTTTATTCATGACCAGGTATTCATCAAAAGTCTCCCCCCAAAGAATATCAGAAAAATAGAAACGGTTATTGCGGACGAGTGCATAACTAAAGAAAATAACCCCTGCGTGTTTATTCCAAAAAGGGAAAGCGTCTTGTTGCTCTTGAAAGTCCTTGTTCAGGATGATCAATTCCTCTAAAAGCTGTGAGGCGATATTACTGACCATTAAGGGTATTTGCGGATAAGTATCTTCCCAGCGGCTAAGCAGGCGCAATAACTGGCTGCTATCCAATTGTACTTCGTCAAAGTCGAGATTAAACAATAAAGATGATCGCACACCGTAACTTTTAAGCTCTTCAATGAAAGGCTCCAAAAATTCCCATAGGATTTGCTCGTCCGCCCGGTCGTTCACCGTACCTTCCGGCAAGGCGATGGTAACGAGGTTCCTTCTTTTTGCAATGGGTTTAATCTCCTTGTCCGTCCTGGAGTTCCAGGTCCTGACTTTAAAGAGCTCTTCCAATCCAAGTATATCTTCTTGTGTGGTCTCTGTCGGTAAGATAATACGGTCAGGCAGGTGGGGTTCAAAATCCTGGCTGGGAATGATCGGGAAGACGATCTGAAAGGATGTTCCAAAAGAAACGGCGTTAGTATAAGTCAAGATGCCTTGCTTGCTAATGATCGCCGTTTCTCTCGGCAATGTCAGGCCTTCGGTGGCTGCGAATAACAGACCATTATTTTTCTTCACTAATTTGGTGAAGATATTGAAGCCCCAGTGCGCGATCGCCCTTTTGGTTTGTTGATGGAGCGGCTTGATCCCCGGTGGATGAAGCAGGTCTTTAAATGAAAACTTACCGCTGGTGATCAAATCGATATCTTCTTGTATCAGATTTTCGAGGTCTTTATTGGCTCTTAGTTTTTGTTTAAAACTTTCGCTATTCTCCAACAGTTTCCGGGTGACGCCATTTTCCCCCAGATCCGCTACGCTGATCTCTAAAATATCCCGGAATATCGCGGAATGCCTTTTATCGATTCCTGCAAAATAATCTGCGAACACGTCCAATTGTTCCAATTCACTTTCCAAAAAAGCTTTCGCTATATTTTTCTTGTAGATCCTTCCGGTTATCAGCCCCTGTCCGGAAACCGTGTGCTGGGTAATGTTTTTGATCAGTTCCTTTAAGCCATATACTGCTTCTTTCGTAAATTTCCAGGTGCTTAACAGTTGGTTGAAAAAGTGGTCCGCATTGGAAAAGCGCAAAGTGTGCGAAAAGCCGTCTGAACCGATAATAGTAGCGAATATGAACTGCGCGATTAGGGGCTGATCACTGATTTCGTCGATTAGGAACTTTATTTTTTCGTAAAATTGGTATTGTTCGAAAATTTCTTTGCCGTCTTTCTTTTTGATCCCGATATGCCCCGATTTAACGTCCCGGTTTTTTTTCTCTTTATCAAAGCGATACGGCTGGTCGAGAAAGATATTCAGCACCTTAAGCTGATTTAATATCCCGTAAAACGCCAAGCGCCCTAAATCAACAATACACGAGGGTTGGTTCCGGGGGTCAGTGCTTTCGGTGATTTTTAAGGTTATATTTCCAAGTAATAAGTTATTGTCGGTATCGTATTCGCAATTTGCGGGTAATGATTGAAGGGGGGTATCCGGCGTTAAATTATTTAACCGCGCTTCAAACAATAAATCATAAAGTAATTTATCCTCGCGATTTACATATAGTAAAGGCATAAATTGACTGGACAGCACAAACCAGTTAGTTGGGAACTTCGTAGCGGTATGAAGATCGAAATCATGTATTTCTTCCCCAAATGATACTTTAAATACGCCCGATTTGGTCATTAAATAGGCATAGGTACCATATTGATATAAAATATATTGAAAACCATTATGTCGCGGTTCATTATTTAGCGGAAATTCCAATAAAAATTCGATATCAGGCCGCGCCTGCTTGCATAAGATCAGGTACCCGATATAGCGAATATCTAATTTCACAATTTCAACCGTTGCCGTGATTTTTAACAGCTTATCCACCGCATCCTTATGAATGGCTAAGAATGCGGCGTAAAGGTTGTCGATATCTTTGCTGGCAGGATAAGAATTTTCTATAACTAATTCAGGCATAGGGTTATTTAATCCATATATATGGAAAATAATTTGAAAAAGAAAATATCTGATTGAAAAGTTCTATTCGTTAATATTTGATTAATTTACCGGAAAAATCTTTAACCCGGTAAGGCCAGCAGGCAAAGCGGGATTTACTAAAATTTTTCCGAGATAAGTTTTATTAAATTTGACTACCAGATTTTGCTGAATTAGATCGAATTTGAAAGGTCTTAAAAATAATTTATCTAAAAAATTTCGATGAGCGAAGCCTATGCTAACTGATTTGGAAAAAGTTGTAAGGATAAAATTTACTTAACATAGTAAATATTTACTTGTTGACATAACGTTCTTATGCTGTGAGAGGGGGCAAAGAATTTCTAAAGAACCGTCTAAAGGCGACAACGCAAATGTATTTGATAACAACTGGAAAACCCTTGTAAATTTCTAGCTGATCTATCCGGTTATAAGCCGTTCTAAATGCATCAACCATCTTTTGACGCTGCTGCCTAAAATTGCTCATTCAATTCCCTAAACATCGCTATGGTGATCAGGGTGCGTACGCCGAGCAGGTTACAGATATCAGGGATCTTAACATTGGCTATCCCGGCGGGCTGGCTTACCTCGTGCGTGACGATGGGGAGACCCTTTTGCAATGCGTGAGCAATCAGCCAGGCGTCGGCTTCATCTTTGTCAAAAAATGTACTGAGCGCGCTCTGACTGTAAGGCGGGATACGGCGACTGGCAGTCTGGATCACTCTTGCATAGTCGGCCATGACGCTGCCGGAACTATGAAAGAAATCTGGCTGAAGGTTGGCCGCGCACCAAAGGTGGAGGGCATCTTTATTGCGGCCTAATTCGCCTTTTACTTTATCGATGCTGGAGATTGTGCCTTCATCTGCCAGTTGTTTGAGCTTCGCCCAAAAGCTGGTCGCGACATCAAGCGGGTAAGTCATCCGGTGGGCCTGTATAAAGCAGTTGCTGTCGAGTAAGTATAACGGCCCACTCATGTTCAGAAATTATTGTTCATGAAATGCTGGTAGGTGTCCCCTTTCAGCCCAGTCAGTTTATAAGCGTCGCGGTATAGCAGTTGGGTTTCTTTGACGGCCTGGTTGACCAGCCCGGCAAAACGAAGGCCGAGCCGCTTCTTTTGCGTCAGGTAAAAATCACCCCCGGAAGCTTTTTCTTTTTGTTCCTGCAGTTTGACCTTATAATGATTATACCAACCGAAAAACTCCTTCTTGGTGATCTTCTGATGATCTAATGCGCGCCGTGCAATGACTATCCGGCTAACTTTAAAATAAGCCGCCAGCTTTGGAATGTCTTTCAGCTCCTCCCACTTCCGGCTAAAGGAAACACCGGGCACCAGCAGTTCGGCTGCCACCTGGTCACACAACTGTTCGATCGGGTCGTCGGCGGGCAGCAATTGCTGCATGTCAAAACCGGCGCTTTTACCGAGCCAGATATGCGCCAGTTCGTGCATGATGGTAAAGATCTGCGCAGCTTTACTATCGGCGGCATTGACAAATAAGAATGGCGCGTAGGTATTGACCAGAACAAAACCCCTGCATTCTTCGACCGCTATGCCCCGTTTATTAGAATTTTCAACGACGCTATTGAAGCTAAGGAATATACCGGCTTCCTCGACGCGGGAACTTAGGTGGTCAAGAGCTTCCTCGTTTTTTTTATGCAGGCTGGCCCATTCCGGTTCCAGTCCGAGCGTTTTCCGGATATCCGCGACGATGATTTCCGGGTCATTAATTTGGGCAAATTTGCCGACAAATGGCACCTGCGGTGCGTTGTTTTCTTTTAAATATTCAACGAGCCAGTCTTGTCTTTTCTGCATCAGCAGTATGGTATCATACAAATTCAGGCTAACCTGGAAGGTTGTGGTGTTACCGGTCCTAAAAAAGGGGAAGGCTAATTTTTCCTGGGGAGGTTGTTCCAAAAATAAATAGCCAAAAGGCAGATGGACCTTTTGGGAAAAATCCTCCAGTTGTTTTTGGGTGGGTAGTTTATCGCCTTGTAGCCAGCCAGCGAAGACAGGGAATTTCAGCATAAATTCATCCGTATTGTAGCCTGCCCGGCCGATGGCCCAATCTACGATCTTTAGGTTTGGCGTGATTCCGATATTCATATAGCTTTAGTAAAAGTACAAAACGGGATGCTATATTTTGACATTTTACTTGCGTAGAAATGGTTAAATTTATTTCTCATGATCAAATAGATAACATATAATACCAAGAAACGGAACTCATGGTTCAATAATTGCCCTGACTTTTTTAAATCGCAGGTAACAGGTTTTTACGCGTTGCCACAACAATAAATCTTTGATCCAGTCAACGACGATATCAAGCGTAAAATAGATGAAAGTCGTTGTCAAGATGATCGCTTGTTGTTTTCCCTGCGATTTCAATAACTTCGTCATGGGATCTTCCACGTAGAGTGAAACACCGATGGCCAGCAGCAGTAACAGTAGTTTGGTGGTCGCCCCTAAAAATCTGCTGGTTAGCCAAGCGTTCAGCGCGCCGCTGGCGAGCTGGTCACGGAGCTGGTTAATGTGGTATTCGTCCAGTATCTTTTTGAATCTTTCGGGATTAGTGTCGAAATTATCAATAAAACGGTTTCGCTCTTTTAGGTCCGCTTCGATGGCGGCATAGTTGGGGCCGGGCGGCACCGGCTTGCCTTCGGCGACCGCTTGCTTTGCCGCTTCTGAATGGGCGAGGACTTTGTTAGTGATATCACCAATGTCCATGATGTTTGTAAAATGATGATAGGGTTTGAAATGCGCTTTAATATTCTTCCGCTGCTGACGTATTTCGCGGGACGTGACCTGGTAAGTTGTGGCCACATCGTCAAAATAATTTTCAAACTGTGCAATAAATGCTTCGGGTTTGATTCGTTTCAGCCGGAGTTCGTTTTCGATTTTCTGATCTGTTAAGTTCATTAAGAGAATAAGTGTTTTTAAAATTCCAGATCCATTATACGAGTTTCAAAGTCTTTTTCGCCTTTGGCTTGGATATTCCGGGAAGCGCGACCAGGCAATTCGGTGCTCTTTGGATCACATAGTTGTGTAGAAAATTAAAAAAATTGGCATTATTAGTCAACAAATTAATATGCTCAAAGTGCTACGGAATCAATTGTTAGCAATTCCGGAACGAGATGGTCAATGGCGCCGGAATGTCCAGCTTGCTACGATAGCGAAATAATATTCCCCTATCCCCTACGCTTTTTGACTTGTTTCAGGTTCCCAAACCATGCATTTTCATTTTCCAAAACTGTTATCTCATATTAAGAAGAACAAAATGGATCCTTTGATTAGCAAGTCTTTAATTGGAATCTCACTAAAAAAGTAAAAAATAGGTAAAGTGTGAATGACTTAGAATACACGCCAAATGATCCCCATTGATTCATTAAAGTTTAAAATGGTCTTAAATAGTCTAAAACTATATTCTCGTCGGGAGTCGAACTCTTTTTGAAGAATGTCAAAAGTCCAATAATTCTTTTGGTTTGACATTTAATGCATCTGCCAGTTCAAGAAGTGTTGTAAAATGAAAGTCTTCTTTTGCGGTCTCAATCGTGCTAATCTTGGCACGGTCGACATCACATTTATTTGCCAGGTCCTGTTGGCTAAGCTTTTGTTCTTTTCTGATACGTCTGACGTTTTTGCCTATTGAAGCAAATATCGACTTGTGCTTTTCCTTCATCTGAGCGAAAGATGAGGGAAAAAAGTATAAATTTTTGTGGCAATATTGCCACAATTAAAATATTTAGTATATTGCATAAAATTAAATATAGAAGTAGTTTATACTTTTGCGAGACTTGTTAGCATAGATAGCACTCGCACTTGAATCTCGTCTTAGAAACCTGAGAAATTTCAAAAGGAAACGGGAGGATAAGTGACAGCGCTCACGCCATAGGCGTGGGCCTGACTTATTCGTTTCCGGGCTTCTCAGGGCCGCTAAGACGATAAGTTGGGTTCCACGCCTTATTTTTTGGGGGTTGGGTCCGGCTTTTAATCTTGTTAGTCATGGAGGACCGGATCTTATTGTTGTTTGATGGGGGGCGGGGTGATGCCTGTTCGGTGTTTGAGGCTGTGCTGCGGGGTATGCCGGTGGGTGATGCGAAGGTGTTGCTCTGGGGGGCGTTCCGGCGGGCGGCTTTGGATGCGGGTTTGTTGTCCGGTGGTTCTCTGGATGATCTTGCCTCGTTTTTGGATCAGTTAATGGACCGGTGTGTGGCGGAGGCTGCTGCGGGTCGCGGGGCAATGGCGGATGGGCCGGCGGAGGGGGCGCGTGATGTTTAGTGCGCGTGTCCGGGGCTGGCTGCTGCTGATCAGTCCCCCGGAATGAGGGGGGCTGGTGTTGGGCTTTCCCGGGTTCTTTTTGGGTTTGGCCGGTGGGCTGCCTGTTCGGGGTGGTCTTGATTTTTCTTTTTTTTTCACTTTAAAATTTTTGGTTTTATGAAGCATTTTTTTGGCTTCCTGGTATTGCTGTGTCTTTTTTTTGGGGCGGCGGGGCAGGAGCGTTCTTTGGGGGTTGGCGGGGTTTTGCCGCCGTTGGTGTTGCCGCGGGTGGTTGCTGCGGGTTTTGAGGGTTCGGATGTTGCGTTCCGGGCTTTGGATCTGGCGGGCTTGCGGGGTAAGCTGGTGGTGATCGATTTCTGGGCGTCGTGGTGTGCGCCGTGCCGTACGTTGCTGCCGGAGCTGGATTCGCTGCAGGGGGTGTTCGGGGATAAGGTGGCTTTCCTTCCGGTGAGTGCGGAGGGTTGGGATAAGCTGGGGCGGGTGGTGTCGGCGGTTGGTCGCGGGCGGCGCTGGCGTTTGCCTTTTGTGGTGGAGGATGGGTTGCTGGGGGCTTTGTTCCCGCATCGTTCGCTGCCGCATGAGGTGTGGATCGGCAAGGATGGCCGGGTGCTGGCGGTGACGGAGGGTTCGGCGGTGACGGCGGCGAATGTGTCGCGGGTGCTGGCGGGTGGTGCTGTCGGGGCGGAAACGAAGGTGGATGTGTCGGTGGGCTATGATATGGCTTTGCCTTTGCTGGTGGGGGGTAATGGTGATGACGGGCATGGGGCGGCGGCTTTGCGTTTCCATGCGTTGTTGTCGGGTTATATCCCGGGGCTTTCGGGCGGGGTGAATATTTCGGATCTGGATCCGGTGCGGGGGCAGAAGTTCAATGCGCGGAATGTGCCGCTGCTGTGGCTGGGGCGGCTGGCGTACAGTTACGGGCTGGACTGGTTCCCGGATGCGCGGGTGCGGGTGCTGAGCCGGGATTCGGCTTTGTTCAATACGGGTTTGCAGGGGCAGGCGTATGAGCGCTGGCTGGCGGATGGTCATGGGTATTGTTATGAGTTGCTGCTGCCGGCGGGGCTGGCGGGGAGTGCCTTTGGCTGGATGCAGGGGGATCTGCGGCGTTTGTTCCCGCAATATGTGTTTTCGGTGGAGGAGGATTCGGTGCGGAGCCTGGCGCTGGTGCGGCTGCCGGGAGCGGATAAGCTGCGTTCGGCGGGGGGTGAGCGGGTGATCGCGGTGGGGCCCTATTCCTGTGTGCTGCATAATGCGTACCTGAACCAGCTGATGATGCGGCTGAGCCAGGTGTACCTGCAGCATTCGAAGCTGCCGGTGGTGGATGAGACGGGTTACCTGGGGAAGGTGGACCTGGATATTTCGGCGGACTTGTCGGATGTAGGGGAGCTGAACGGGGAGCTGGCGCGGTACGGGTTGCGGCTGGAGCGGAAGCGGGCTTTGGTGAAGTTGCTGGTGGTGCGGGATGCGGTTCCGGGGAAGGGGGATGCGCGATGAGGTTTTTTACGTGTTTGGGCCGGGGATGGTTTGGTGCTTTGTTTTTGGGGCTGCTGCTGCCGGGTCTGGTTTGCGGGCAGGGGTCTTCCTGGCTGTCGGGCCGGGTGTCGGATGCGGGGGGTGCGCCGCTGTTGGGTGCTTCGGTGCGGGTTTTGGCGGGGGGTGCGGGCGCTGCGGTGACGGATAGCGCGGGGGGCTTTTCCCTGCGGCTGGCGGCGGGGCGGTACCGTTTGGTGGTCTCTTATGTGGGTTTTGTGCCGGATACGCTGGGTGTGGTGATGCCGTATGCGGGGGCGCTGCGGGTGGTGCTGCTGGGGGTTTC
Above is a window of Mucilaginibacter ginsenosidivorans DNA encoding:
- a CDS encoding helix-turn-helix domain-containing protein; protein product: MKEKHKSIFASIGKNVRRIRKEQKLSQQDLANKCDVDRAKISTIETAKEDFHFTTLLELADALNVKPKELLDF
- a CDS encoding TlpA family protein disulfide reductase, yielding MKHFFGFLVLLCLFFGAAGQERSLGVGGVLPPLVLPRVVAAGFEGSDVAFRALDLAGLRGKLVVIDFWASWCAPCRTLLPELDSLQGVFGDKVAFLPVSAEGWDKLGRVVSAVGRGRRWRLPFVVEDGLLGALFPHRSLPHEVWIGKDGRVLAVTEGSAVTAANVSRVLAGGAVGAETKVDVSVGYDMALPLLVGGNGDDGHGAAALRFHALLSGYIPGLSGGVNISDLDPVRGQKFNARNVPLLWLGRLAYSYGLDWFPDARVRVLSRDSALFNTGLQGQAYERWLADGHGYCYELLLPAGLAGSAFGWMQGDLRRLFPQYVFSVEEDSVRSLALVRLPGADKLRSAGGERVIAVGPYSCVLHNAYLNQLMMRLSQVYLQHSKLPVVDETGYLGKVDLDISADLSDVGELNGELARYGLRLERKRALVKLLVVRDAVPGKGDAR
- a CDS encoding ImmA/IrrE family metallo-endopeptidase, giving the protein MNIGITPNLKIVDWAIGRAGYNTDEFMLKFPVFAGWLQGDKLPTQKQLEDFSQKVHLPFGYLFLEQPPQEKLAFPFFRTGNTTTFQVSLNLYDTILLMQKRQDWLVEYLKENNAPQVPFVGKFAQINDPEIIVADIRKTLGLEPEWASLHKKNEEALDHLSSRVEEAGIFLSFNSVVENSNKRGIAVEECRGFVLVNTYAPFLFVNAADSKAAQIFTIMHELAHIWLGKSAGFDMQQLLPADDPIEQLCDQVAAELLVPGVSFSRKWEELKDIPKLAAYFKVSRIVIARRALDHQKITKKEFFGWYNHYKVKLQEQKEKASGGDFYLTQKKRLGLRFAGLVNQAVKETQLLYRDAYKLTGLKGDTYQHFMNNNF
- a CDS encoding DUF4411 family protein — its product is MSGPLYLLDSNCFIQAHRMTYPLDVATSFWAKLKQLADEGTISSIDKVKGELGRNKDALHLWCAANLQPDFFHSSGSVMADYARVIQTASRRIPPYSQSALSTFFDKDEADAWLIAHALQKGLPIVTHEVSQPAGIANVKIPDICNLLGVRTLITIAMFRELNEQF